One genomic region from Nymphaea colorata isolate Beijing-Zhang1983 chromosome 10, ASM883128v2, whole genome shotgun sequence encodes:
- the LOC116261827 gene encoding homeobox-leucine zipper protein HOX11: MDLALSLGDSAKPFRFMAKTSHNSVGFKMGLSLDTKEGHGEAEEGRIHVEDDEEERSSTDPPVQLDLLPLLPISHQHQAHQSGFPWPSENGNSEAEVASTRGFDVNRAPFGGDLEEEAAVSSPNSTVSSFHMDFGVLPQSRRDPDGVHNVGEGERASSRASDEEENGLTRKKLRLTKEQSAFLEESFREHNTLNPKQKLALAKQLNLRPRQVEVWFQNRRARTKLKQTEVDCEYLKRCCETLTEENRRLQRELQELRALKTAQPFYMQLPATTLTMCPSCERVASAAAADNSSTNKATTPAAPGSGFPLSTSKARFYQQSSRQQPTDAS; encoded by the exons ATGGACTTGGCTTTGAGTTTGGGGGACTCAGCAAAGCCCTTCCGTTTCATGGCAAAGACCAGCCACAACAGCGTAGGGTTCAAGATGGGACTATCCTTAGACACAAAAGAAGGGCATGGCGAAGCAGAAGAGGGGAGGATTCATGTTgaagacgatgaagaagaaaggagtTCGACGGACCCTCCCGTTCAACTCGaccttctccctctccttcctATTTCTCATCAGCATCAGGCTCACCAATCTGGTTTTCCGTGGCCATCCGAGAACG GGAATTCTGAGGCAGAGGTGGCGTCGACGAGGGGATTCGATGTGAACAGAGCACCTTTCGGCGGAGATTTGGAGGAGGAGGCTGCGGTTTCTTCGCCCAACAGCACGGTTTCTTCGTTTCACATGGACTTTGGCGTGCTTCCTCAGAGCAGAAGGGATCCAGATGGCGTTCACAACGTGGGGGAGGGGGAAAGGGCGTCGTCGAGGGCCAGCGACGAAGAGGAGAACGGGTTGACCAGGAAGAAGCTGAGGCTCACCAAGGAGCAATCCGCGTTTCTGGAAGAAAGCTTCAGAGAGCACAACACCTTGAATCCG AAACAGAAGCTTGCCTTGGCAAAACAGTTGAATCTTAGACCCCGTCAGGTCGAAGTCTGGTTTCAGAACAGAAGAGCAAG GACGAAGCTGAAGCAGACGGAGGTGGATTGCGAGTACTTGAAGAGGTGCTGTGAGACGCTGACGGAGGAGAACCGGAGGCTGCAGAGGGAGCTGCAGGAGCTGAGGGCGCTGAAGACGGCGCAGCCCTTCTACATGCAGCTGCCGGCGACGACGTTAACAATGTGCCCTTCCTGCGAGAGGGTTGCCTCTGCAGCAGCAGCCGATAACAGCAGCACCAACAAGGCAACAACACCGGCTGCCCCGGGATCTGGCTTTCCTCTCTCAACCAGTAAGGCTCGGTTTTATCAGCAGTCCTCTCGGCAGCAGCCCACTGATGCCTCGTGA